Below is a window of Fluviibacter phosphoraccumulans DNA.
CGCGGGGTCAGGCGCTGTATTCCAGTTTGTCGTTTGGGGGCGGCGGGCTCTTCGGCGGCGTTATCAGTGGTCTGGTCTGGGAGCCGCTGGGTGCCGGTTGGGCGTTTACCCTGGGCTCGGTCTTTGCGCTGGCCGGCTGGTTCTGTATTGCCAAAGGCATGACATCTGACCCTGAAGCGCCCAACAGCGCAGCCCTTGTGCGATAATTTCCGGCTAAATCCGTGCTTGGCACGGCATCGCATTTACGGAATTCGCCATGGCAAAAACACTTTACGATAAATTGTGGGAAAACCACGTTGTCCGTCAGGAAGAAGACGGCACAGCGCTGATTTACATCGACCGTCATCTGGTGCACGAAGTGACCAGTCCGCAAGCCTTTGAAGGTCTCAAACTGGCCAATCGCAAAGCCTGGCGTATTGAGTCGGTGGTGGCTACGGTAGACCACAACACGCCAACCGAGGGTTGGGCGAAGGCTGAAGGTACCGCCTGTATCGATGATGAAATTGCCCGTCTGCAGGTGGATACGCTCGACAGCAATATCCGCGCAAATGGTGCACTGGCTTATTTTCCGTTCAAGGATGTCCGTCAGGGCATCGTGCACGTGGTCGGGCCGGAGCAGGGCGCAACCTTGCCGGGTATGACCGTGGTTTGTGGCGACTCACATACCTCAACGCATGGCGCGTTTGCCGCGCTGGCTTTCGGTATCGGCACGTCTGAAGTTGAACACGTACTGGCGACGCAGACCCTGGTTTCTAAAAAATCCAAGTCGATGCTCATCCGCGTTGAAGGTGCGCTCGGCAAGGGTGTCGGTGCTAAAGATATCGTGCTGGCCATTATCGGCAAGATCGGCACGGCAGGCGGTACGGGCTACGCGATTGAGTTTGCCGGTAGCGCCATCCGTGGTCTGTCGATGGAAGGCCGCATGACCATCTGCAACATGGCCATCGAAGCCGGTGCGCGTGCCGGCATGGTGGCGGCTGATGACACCACCATCAATTACGTCCAGGGTCGTCCATTCGCACCGAAGGGGAGCGACTGGGATAAGGCCGTGGCTTACTGGCGCACGCTGCATAGTGATGACGGCGCGCAGTTCGACAAGGTGGTCGAGCTGGATGCACGCACGATTCAACCGCAAGTCACCTGGGGCACCTCGCCCGAAATGGTGATCGGCATTAACGAGATGATTCCTGATCCGGCGAAAGAGCAGGATCCGGTGCGTCGCGAAGGTATGGAACGGGCACTGGCCTATATGGGCCTGAACCCGAACACGCCCATCGCCGGTGTGCCAGTTGATAAGATCTTTATCGGCTCCTGTACTAATTCGCGTATCGAAGATTTGCGCCAGGCTGCCGCCATTGTGCGTGGTCGTTCTGTTGCCGCTAATGTTAAATTGGCTCTGGTCGTGCCGGGCTCCGGTCTGGTCAAGCGCCAGGCCGAAGAAGAAGGTCTGGACAAGATTTTCAAGGCCGCCGGTTTTGAATGGCGGGAGCCGGGTTGTTCCATGTGTCTGGGCATGAATGCCGATCGTCTGTCGCCGGGTGAGCGCTGTGCTTCGACCTCGAACCGTAATTTCGAAGGGCGTCAGGGCCCGTCGGGTCGTACCCATCTGGTGAGTCCGATCATGGCTGCGGCTGCGGCAATCGCTGGTCGCTTTGTTGACGTGCGGGAGGTGCTGTAATGGATAAGTTTGTTGTACTCGATGGCCTCGTTGCACCGCTTGATCGTGCCAACGTGGATACGGATGCCATCATCCCCAAGCAGTTTCTCAAGTCGATCAAGCGTTCGGGTTTTGGCCCTAATGCGTTTGATGAATGGCGCTACATGGATGTGGGGCAGCCCGGACAAGATTCGAGCAATCGTCCGCTGAACCCGCAGTTTGTGCTGAACCAGCCGCAATTCCAGGGCGCTTCGGTACTGCTGACCCGCAAGAACTTCGGTTGCGGTAGCTCGCGTGAGCATGCGCCGTGGGCGTTGCTGGATTATGGCTTCCGCGCCATCATCGCGGAGTCTTTTGCCGACATCTTCTTCAATAACTGTTTCAAGAACGGCATTCTGCCGATCGTGCTGCCAGCGCCGCTGGTTGATCGTCTGTTTATGGAAACCCTGGCCACGCCGGGTTATCGCCTGACGATTGATTTGCCCAACCAGGTGATCCGTAAGCCGGATGGTGAGGCGATCCCGTTTGATGTCGATGCCAGCCGCAAGGAATGCCTGATCAATGGTTGGGATGATATTGGCCTGACCCTGCGTCATGCCGATGCGATTCATGCCTATGAAGACCGTCGTCGCCACGAACAACCGTGGCTCTATAACAAATAATTAGTCGTCATACGGAGCACTGATTTATGTCTCGCAAGATTCTTGTATTGCCGGGTGACGGCATTGGCCCTGAAATCACCGCCGAAGCCGTGCGCGTGCTGGAAGCACTGAACAAAGAGGGGCTGAACCTCGAAATCACCACGGGTCTGCTTGGCGGTTGCGCCGTCGACGCGACGGGTGAACCGTATCCGGCCGAAACGCGCGCCAAGGCCGAAGCGGCCGACGCCGTATTGCTCGGCGCTGTCGGTGGCCCGCAGTGGGATACGCTGCCACGTGAACAGCGCCCGGAACGCGGTCTGCTCGGCATTCGCAAGCATCTGAACCTGTTTGCCAACCTGCGTCCGGCCATTCTGTACCCCGAGTTGGCCAATGCGTCATCGTTAAAGCCGGAAGTCGTGTCCGGTCTGGATATCCTGATTGTGCGCGAACTGACCGGTGACATCTACTTCGGCCAGCCGCGCGGCGTTGAAGAGCGCGATACTGAATGGGGCCGTCAGAAAGTTGGCTTCAATACGATGGTCTACGCGGAAAGTGAGATCCGTCGCATCGCGCATGTGGCCTTCCAGGCGGCGCAAAAGCGCGGCAAGAAACTGTGCTCGGTCGACAAGATGAATGTGCTGGAGTGCACCCAGTTCTGGCGCGATATTTTTGAAGAGATCGCCAAGGACTACCCGGATGTGACGCTGTCGCACATGCTGGTCGATAACGCGGCCATGCAGCTGGTGCGTGCGCCGAAGCAGTTCGACGTGATGGTCACCGGCAACATGTTCGGCGACATCCTATCGGACGAAGCGTCCATGCTGACCGGCTCGATTGGTATGCTGCCATCGGCCTCGCTGGATGAGAACAACAAGGGTCTGTATGAACCATCGCATGGTTCCGCCCCGGACATCGCCGGTAAGGGCGTCGCTAATCCGTTGGCCACCATTCTGTCCGCTGCCATGCTCCTGCGCTACACTTTCGGTTTAGAAGCCGAAGCGGTGCGTATCGAGAATGCCGTGCGCATGGTATTGGCTCAGGGTTATCGTACGGCCGACATTTACGAAGAAGGCACCCGCAAAGTGGGTACCCGCGAAATGGGCGATGCCGTACTGGCCGCGCTGTAATTAAAGTCACATAAATAAATAGCAGTTCATACGGAGAGTAGAGTCATGGCAAAGCCTGTCGTTGGTCTGGTCGGTTGGCGCGGTATGGTGGGTTCGGTCCTCATGCAACGCATGCAGGAAGAAAAAGACTTCGCCCACATTGAGCCGGTATATTTCTCGACGTCGAATGCCGGTGGCGATGCGCCGACTTTTGGTGGCATTTCGTCGGGTGAAAAGCTGCAGGACGCCAGCAATATCGACGCGCTGAAAAAAATGGACATCATCCTGACCTGTCAGGGCGGCGACTACACCAAAGAGGTGTACCCGAAGCTGCGCGCGGCCGGCTGGAACGGCCACTGGATTGATGCTGCTTCGGCACTACGCATGGCGGATGACGCCGTCATTGTGCTCGACCCGGTCAACCGCGCGGTAATTGATTCGGCCCTGACCAAGGGTGGCAAGAACTGGATCGGCGGTAACTGTACCGTCTCGCTGATGCTGATGGGCCTGGGTGGCCTGTTCGAACACAAACTGATCGACTGGGTGTCGTCGATGACCTATCAGGCGGCATCGGGTGCGGGTGCACAGAACATGCGCGAGCTGATCGCCCAGATGGGTGCGATTCATGCGTCGGTGGCCGATCTGCTGGATGATCCGAAGTCGGCCATTCTGGAAATTGACCGTAAGGTTGCCGAGACCATCCGTTCTGATGCGTTCCCGAAGAAGAACTTCCGCAATACGCCGCTGGCCGGTTCGCTGATTCCCTGGATCGACGTGCCCGTCGAGCATGGTCAATCGAAGGAAGAGTGGAAGGGCGGTGCTGAGTGCAACAAGATCCTCGGCAACCCGGCATTCCGTTCGGCGGGTTCGATCCCCATCGATGGTTTGTGTGTGCGTATCGGCGCCATGCGTTGCCACTCGCAAGCGCTAACCATCAAACTCAAGAAGGATGTGCCGCTGGATGAAGTGAGTGACATCCTCGCCAAGGCCAACGATTGGGTGAAGGTTGTGCCAAATGAGCGTGAGCTGAGCGAACGTGACCTGACGCCTGCTGCCGTGACCGGTACGCTGACGGTGCCGGTCGGCCGTCTGCACAAGATGGCGATGGGTGATGATTACCTCGCAGCCTTTACCTGCGGTGACCAGCTTCTCTGGGGGGCTGCGGAGCCGCTGCGTCGTATGTTAAGAATTCTTGTTGAAGCCTAATAGCGCTGACAACAAGCATTTGAAACCAGCGAAGCGCCTCACGGGAGTGGGGCGTTTCGTTTTGAGAGATATAGATGAATATTCCTGATTGGGTCTGGGTCGTTGCTAGTCTGACGTTGCTCTTGCTGGGTCTGCAGCTGGGCGTCAGCCTCGGGCGCGCCGGTGAAAGCGCCCGCCATGGCAAACCCGTGAAGCCCGAGCATGACCATAAGCCGGCCAAGACCGCGCCACCACAAAAGGTCAATTGGTCATCGATCAACCTGGATCTGTCGGCCCCGGCTAAAGATAAAGCGCCCGGTAACGATTGCTGATGATGCCTACAGGCCGCGTTGTCCATCCCGTTGCACAGGCGGCTATTTTTTCTCCTGCGCTTAAGCTGCTGGCGTTATTGGCAACGGCGATCGGTTTGCAATCCGGTGTCGGGTTGGCGTTGGCCATCGGTCTGGTTTTG
It encodes the following:
- the leuC gene encoding 3-isopropylmalate dehydratase large subunit, with amino-acid sequence MAKTLYDKLWENHVVRQEEDGTALIYIDRHLVHEVTSPQAFEGLKLANRKAWRIESVVATVDHNTPTEGWAKAEGTACIDDEIARLQVDTLDSNIRANGALAYFPFKDVRQGIVHVVGPEQGATLPGMTVVCGDSHTSTHGAFAALAFGIGTSEVEHVLATQTLVSKKSKSMLIRVEGALGKGVGAKDIVLAIIGKIGTAGGTGYAIEFAGSAIRGLSMEGRMTICNMAIEAGARAGMVAADDTTINYVQGRPFAPKGSDWDKAVAYWRTLHSDDGAQFDKVVELDARTIQPQVTWGTSPEMVIGINEMIPDPAKEQDPVRREGMERALAYMGLNPNTPIAGVPVDKIFIGSCTNSRIEDLRQAAAIVRGRSVAANVKLALVVPGSGLVKRQAEEEGLDKIFKAAGFEWREPGCSMCLGMNADRLSPGERCASTSNRNFEGRQGPSGRTHLVSPIMAAAAAIAGRFVDVREVL
- the leuB gene encoding 3-isopropylmalate dehydrogenase, whose protein sequence is MSRKILVLPGDGIGPEITAEAVRVLEALNKEGLNLEITTGLLGGCAVDATGEPYPAETRAKAEAADAVLLGAVGGPQWDTLPREQRPERGLLGIRKHLNLFANLRPAILYPELANASSLKPEVVSGLDILIVRELTGDIYFGQPRGVEERDTEWGRQKVGFNTMVYAESEIRRIAHVAFQAAQKRGKKLCSVDKMNVLECTQFWRDIFEEIAKDYPDVTLSHMLVDNAAMQLVRAPKQFDVMVTGNMFGDILSDEASMLTGSIGMLPSASLDENNKGLYEPSHGSAPDIAGKGVANPLATILSAAMLLRYTFGLEAEAVRIENAVRMVLAQGYRTADIYEEGTRKVGTREMGDAVLAAL
- the asd gene encoding aspartate-semialdehyde dehydrogenase, with protein sequence MAKPVVGLVGWRGMVGSVLMQRMQEEKDFAHIEPVYFSTSNAGGDAPTFGGISSGEKLQDASNIDALKKMDIILTCQGGDYTKEVYPKLRAAGWNGHWIDAASALRMADDAVIVLDPVNRAVIDSALTKGGKNWIGGNCTVSLMLMGLGGLFEHKLIDWVSSMTYQAASGAGAQNMRELIAQMGAIHASVADLLDDPKSAILEIDRKVAETIRSDAFPKKNFRNTPLAGSLIPWIDVPVEHGQSKEEWKGGAECNKILGNPAFRSAGSIPIDGLCVRIGAMRCHSQALTIKLKKDVPLDEVSDILAKANDWVKVVPNERELSERDLTPAAVTGTLTVPVGRLHKMAMGDDYLAAFTCGDQLLWGAAEPLRRMLRILVEA
- the leuD gene encoding 3-isopropylmalate dehydratase small subunit, whose protein sequence is MDKFVVLDGLVAPLDRANVDTDAIIPKQFLKSIKRSGFGPNAFDEWRYMDVGQPGQDSSNRPLNPQFVLNQPQFQGASVLLTRKNFGCGSSREHAPWALLDYGFRAIIAESFADIFFNNCFKNGILPIVLPAPLVDRLFMETLATPGYRLTIDLPNQVIRKPDGEAIPFDVDASRKECLINGWDDIGLTLRHADAIHAYEDRRRHEQPWLYNK